AGAGGTACTCGGCCCGGTCGATGTGGGACAGCTCCTTCCACTCCTCGAACGCCTCGTCGGCGGCGGCGACCGCGCGCTCGACGTCGGCCTCGGTTCCGCGGCGGAACTCGCCCAACTCCTCGCCGTTCGCGGGGTTCTCGGAGACGAACGTCTCCTCTCCGGTGCCGTCGGTCCACTCGCCGTCGATGTAGTGCTGGTAGACGCCGTCGTCTCGGCTCATGGGCAAATCTTGCGTCACCGGCGTGATATAGGTGCGGGAAGTTCGCCGCCCGCTCGGAGCGATCCCGCCTTCGGGACCGGGTTTCACGAGCGAGCGTTCCGGGGACGCGGCGGGGGTGACGCCCCGTCGCTTCCGTCGCCGCCGCGGATTCCAGTCGGTCCGTCGCCGCCGCAAGACCCTTTCCTCGCGGTCGCCTCCGCACGACCATGACCGACCCGGAGTCGCTCACGATGGACCTGCCCGAATCGGTCGACGAACCGGCGCTGCGGCGCGTGAAGACCGTCGCCCGCGTCATGGACGAGGCGGTCGAGATCCCGGGGACGGGCATCCGCGTCGGCCTCGACCCCGTGCTCGGCGTGGTACCCGGCGCCGGCGACGCCGTCGCCGCGGGGATCTCGCTGTACATTGTCGCAGAGGCCGCCTACCTCGGCGTCCCGCTG
This genomic stretch from Halobaculum roseum harbors:
- a CDS encoding DUF4112 domain-containing protein, coding for MTDPESLTMDLPESVDEPALRRVKTVARVMDEAVEIPGTGIRVGLDPVLGVVPGAGDAVAAGISLYIVAEAAYLGVPLSTIVRMLANVAADAVLGSIPVVGPVFDTFIRANKWNASYIEEFVADAAGDDEGEAVDAPADEDDGPVVIEITEE